One window from the genome of Salvia miltiorrhiza cultivar Shanhuang (shh) chromosome 7, IMPLAD_Smil_shh, whole genome shotgun sequence encodes:
- the LOC130992175 gene encoding uncharacterized protein LOC130992175 — MEKIVVVVEEVEEVEVAITALKWALHNILRCGDVVTLLHVYPTQRSKSKKKLRRLRLKGFQLALSFREICNAFPNTKTEIVVTEGDEEGRRIAAVVREIGASTLVVGLHDRSFLYRYISLQNNSIRHLNCKVLAIKEPSTSLTSTTISIQGCSTTMDLSQIEISVLSVPDVPPQKIPYQICPDPNAIIWRSRPTRK; from the exons ATGGAGAAAatagtggtggtggtggaggaggtggaggaggtggaggtggcgatAACAGCCCTCAAATGGGCGCTCCACAACATCCTCCGCTGCGGCGACGTGGTCACACTCCTCCACGTGTATCCAACGCAAAGATCAAAGAGCAAGAAGAAGCTCCGACGACTTCGCCTCAAAGGCTTCCAATTAGCTCTCTCATTTAGAGAAATCTGCAACGCCTTCCCCAAC ACCAAGACTGAGATCGTTGTGACGGAAGGCGACGAGGAAGGGCGGAGAATCGCCGCCGTCGTGAGGGAAATCGGCGCCTCCACGCTCGTGGTGGGGCTTCATGATCGGAGCTTCCTCTACAG GTACATATCACTCCAAAACAATAGCATAAGGCATTTGAACTGTAAGGTCCTCGCCATCAAGGAACCATCAACAAGTCTGACATCTACAACTATTTCTATACAAGGGTGTTCAACTACGATGGACTTGTCACAGATTGAAATATCTGTACTTAG TGTCCCTGATGTTCCTCCTCAGAAAATTCCATACCAAATATGTCCAGACCCGAATGCTATAATTTGGAGATCAAGGCCAACAAGAAAGTAA
- the LOC130992110 gene encoding putative late blight resistance protein homolog R1B-16: protein MAAYAALVTLINLMEDMQNHPRLSPSLDNKQIKSLSKKVHFLLNFIETYNSHGGSKEAQDLERRIVSAAQEAEDVIESRIVNQILGDDDGETSPSFLLKKIKDARKKVVEKIQYKSRLEKVLEQMDCIKKKMMKIEMKDGMRDEPVLATSSRPRQTSMVGFEEELIQLMDVLTSQKSTRQIISIVGMGGAGKTTLTTNAFKNSLIEQHFDIRAWATVSQEYSARDILSQLLSHLGHSRDENDSELGEQLYKMLLGKRYLIVLDDMWSINAWDEIRFSLPDNGTRSRVVITTRLSNLASHVGSSSFVLKTLDKDESWKLFCEKAFGEDDCPPELLEIGKEIVEQCQGLPLSIVVIGGYLSKSSSSKEQWQHIANDIYTILCSGKDDQCLTILSLSYSHLPVYLKPCFLYMGTFPEDEEISVGEVIRLWVAEGFLKPNRVQTLEEIGESYLKDLVDRNLILVHSWGDNGNILRFKIHDLVRELCLKEAEKEKFLCVLKLLDNETPRSINRDQRRLVIHGGTLDEEFCKSSHFDALKSAPLVRSLICDAHAHSLPLEFRLLKIQAEVSEFPNACDVYYLKGRFSQQLNLRYLHHNIYFRGSHLLFPYVNLHSSISLVWNLQTLILGGNFQQMMAPPEIWEMPQLRHLFGNLIRLPDPPRSNRQRHGLVLQNLQTLLKVENFMLSDEVCKRIPNMKNVHIMYGVSFTASGLACCSHNLGRLRKLESLTCAFAEERYFGPGLTFPGSLRELCLIRCVLGWEDLTIVGSLPFLVVLKLRFSIKGEEWNPVEGEFICLKYLEIWCCDDLIKWNAESFHFPVLESLAFRRLSKLEEIPMGVGEIPTLGYIQLEECSVASTISAMRILVEQESLGNLKCGCGNKRITRASGK, encoded by the coding sequence ATGGCAGCTTATGCAGCTCTGGTTACTCTTATTAATCTTATGGAGGATATGCAGAATCATCCTCGCCTTTCCCCTTCTCTTGACAACAAACAGATCAAATCTCTTTCTAAAAAGGTCCATTTCTTGCTTAATTTTATTGAGACATACAATTCCCATGGAGGCAGCAAAGAAGCCCAAGATTTGGAGAGAAGAATCGTATCTGCAGCTCAGGAGGCTGAAGATGTGATTGAATCCCGCATCGTGAATCAAATTCTTGGTGATGATGATGGGGAAACAAGTCCCAGTTTCTTgctgaaaaaaataaaagatgcgAGGAAAAAGGTAGTAGAGAAAATACAATACAAGTCCCGCCTAGAGAAAGTATTGGAACAGATGGACTGTATCAAGAAAAAGATGATGAAGATTGAAATGAAAGATGGAATGCGAGATGAACCAGTGCTTGCTACTTCATCCAGACCTCGGCAGACAAGTATGGTGGGATTTGAGGAGGAGCTGATTCAACTGATGGATGTGCTCACCTCACAGAAATCCACTCGGCAGATCATCTCGATCGTCGGCATGGGCGGGGCTGGTAAGACAACACTAACCACAAATGCATTCAAGAATTCACTTATTGAGCAACACTTTGACATTCGTGCTTGGGCTACCGTGTCTCAAGAATATAGTGCCAGAGACATTCTTTCACAGCTTCTTTCTCATCTAGGACATTCGAGAGACGAAAATGATAGTGAATTAGGAGAACAGCTGTACAAAATGTTGTTAGGTAAAAGATATCTTATTGTGTTAGATGATATGTGGAGCATCAATGCTTGGGATGAAATAAGATTTTCCTTACCAGATAATGGCACTAGAAGTCGAGTTGTTATAACCACTAGGCTATCAAACCTGGCTAGTCATGTTGGCTCTTCCTCTTTTGTATTGAAAACTTTAGACAAGGATGAAAGCTGGAAGTTGTTCTGTGAAAAGGCATTTGGAGAAGATGATTGCCCCCCGGAGCTACTCGAAATTGGAAAGGAGATTGTAGAACAATGCCAAGGACTTCCGCTGTCAATTGTTGTGATTGGAGGGTATCTTAGCAAATCCTCTAGCTCAAAGGAACAATGGCAGCACATTGCTAATGACATTTACACTATTTTATGCTCCGGAAAGGACGACCAATGCTTGACAATTTTATCTTTGAGTTATAGTCACCTGCCCGTTTATCTGAAGCCATGTTTTCTTTATATGGGAACTTTTCCGGAAGATGAGGAGATCTCTGTTGGTGAGGTTATCCGACTTTGGGTTGCTGAGGGATTTCTGAAACCGAATAGGGTCCAAACTTTGGAAGAGATTGGGGAGAGTTACTTGAAGGATCTCGTTGACAGGAATCTCATTCTAGTTCATAGTTGGGGTGATAATGGGAATATACTACGTTTCAAAATCCATGATCTTGTAAGAGAGCTATGCTTGAAGGAGGCAGAGAAGGAGAAGTTTCTTTGCGTGTTGAAGCTGCTTGACAATGAGACTCCAAGATCCATAAACAGAGATCAACGCCGCCTTGTGATTCACGGAGGGACTTTAGATGAGGAGTTTTGTAAGAGCAGCCACTTTGATGCTCTCAAGTCGGCACCATTAGTCCGTTCTCTCATATGCGACGCACACGCACACAGCCTCCCTTTGGAGTTTAGATTGTTGAAGATACAAGCTGAGGTTAGTGAGTTTCCGAATGCCTGTGATGTATACTATCTAAAGGGCAGGTTCAGTCAACAACTTAATTTGCGGTACCTTCATCACAACATTTATTTCCGGGGTTCCCACCTCCTTTTTCCCTATGTTAATCTCCACTCATCGATATCCCTTGTGTGGAATTTGCAAACATTGATTCTTGGTGGCAACTTTCAGCAAATGATGGCACCACCTGAAATTTGGGAGATGCCACAGCTCAGGCATCTATTTGGTAATCTGATTCGTCTGCCTGATCCACCTCGAAGCAACAGACAACGGCACGGCCTTGTTTTGCAAAATCTACAGACACTTTTGAAAGTGGAGAATTTCATGTTGAGTGATGAGGTCTGCAAAAGGATTCCCAACATGAAGAATGTGCATATCATGTATGGCGTCTCATTCACTGCCTCAGGCTTAGCATGCTGTTCACATAATCTTGGCCGCCTCCGTAAGCTGGAATCATTGACATGCGCTTTCGCTGAAGAACGTTACTTTGGCCCAGGCCTCACATTCCCGGGTTCGCTACGGGAGCTGTGTTTAATAAGGTGTGTTCTTGGTTGGGAAGATTTGACAATAGTTGGTTCGTTGCCATTTCTTGTGGTTCTGAAACTGAGATTTTCGATTAAAGGGGAGGAGTGGAACCCTGTTGAGGGGGAATTCATTTGCTTGAAATACTTGGAGATTTGGTGTTGCGATGATTTAATTAAGTGGAATGCAGAGAGCTTCCACTTTCCAGTCTTGGAGAGTCTTGCATTTAGGCGCTTATCCAAGTTGGAAGAAATTCCCATGGGAGTTGGAGAAATACCAACACTTGGATACATTCAATTGGAGGAATGCAGTGTGGCTTCAACCATTTCTGCAATGAGAATATTAGTAGAACAAGAGAGTCTTGGGAACTTAAAGTGCGGCTGTGGCAACAAGAGGATCACCAGAGCTTCTGGGAAATGA